A window of the Streptomyces luomodiensis genome harbors these coding sequences:
- a CDS encoding DeoR/GlpR family DNA-binding transcription regulator, with protein MSDNHNLLAEQRRALILDEVRRRGGVRVNELTRKLNVSDMTVRRDLDALARLGVVEKVHGGAVPVAEASTYEPGFEAKSELELSAKEDIAKAAAAMATPGTAIGLAGGTTAFTLAQHLLEVPDLTVVTNSVRVADVFYNAQRSAALGGVGPRPGAATVVLTGGVRTPSDTLVGPVADAAVRSLHFDVLFLGVHGISVEAGLSTPNLAEAETNRHFVRAARRVVVVADHTKWGTVGLSSFASLDQVDALVTDPGLPEDARAEISEYLPELVVAGEPSRTADI; from the coding sequence GTGAGCGACAACCACAACCTGCTCGCGGAGCAGCGGCGTGCCCTGATCCTCGATGAGGTCAGGCGGCGCGGCGGGGTGCGGGTCAACGAGCTGACGCGCAAGCTCAATGTCTCGGACATGACGGTCCGTCGCGATCTCGACGCGCTGGCGCGGCTGGGCGTGGTGGAGAAGGTGCACGGCGGGGCCGTGCCGGTGGCCGAGGCGAGCACGTACGAACCGGGGTTCGAGGCCAAGTCGGAGCTCGAGCTGAGCGCCAAGGAGGACATCGCGAAGGCGGCGGCCGCGATGGCCACGCCCGGCACCGCGATCGGCCTGGCCGGGGGTACCACGGCCTTCACGCTGGCCCAGCATCTGCTCGAGGTGCCGGATCTGACCGTGGTGACGAACTCGGTCCGGGTGGCCGATGTGTTCTACAACGCCCAGCGGTCGGCGGCGCTCGGCGGCGTGGGCCCGCGCCCCGGCGCGGCCACCGTCGTGCTCACCGGCGGGGTGCGGACGCCGTCGGACACGCTGGTGGGGCCGGTCGCGGACGCGGCGGTGCGCTCGCTCCACTTCGATGTGCTGTTCCTGGGGGTGCACGGCATATCGGTGGAGGCGGGCCTGTCGACGCCGAACCTCGCGGAGGCGGAGACCAACCGCCACTTCGTCCGGGCCGCGCGGCGGGTGGTGGTGGTCGCGGACCACACCAAGTGGGGCACGGTGGGGCTGAGTTCCTTCGCCTCGCTGGACCAGGTCGACGCGCTGGTCACGGACCCGGGGCTGCCGGAGGACGCGCGGGCGGAGATCTCCGAGTACCTGCCGGAGCTGGTGGTGGCGGGCGAGCCGTCGCGCACCGCAGACATCTGA
- a CDS encoding SRPBCC family protein, whose amino-acid sequence MTHRLRSVGLEYAETAPVRLVFVAEISAAPEAVFEALADVEGWPRWYRQVTGARPTDGGKGREIRLKGGTLFHETVMAADPHERYAYRVDETNAPGLRALLEEWTLRPSGGGTVVRYVFALDGTALLRGAVRVLRPGLRRAFHQAVRTLDRRLAAA is encoded by the coding sequence ATGACACACCGGCTGCGTTCCGTCGGACTGGAGTACGCCGAGACCGCCCCGGTGCGGCTCGTCTTCGTCGCCGAGATCTCGGCCGCTCCGGAGGCGGTGTTCGAGGCGCTCGCCGACGTCGAGGGCTGGCCGCGGTGGTACCGGCAGGTGACCGGGGCCCGCCCCACGGACGGCGGCAAGGGCAGGGAGATCCGTCTCAAGGGCGGCACCCTCTTCCATGAGACGGTCATGGCGGCGGATCCGCACGAGCGCTACGCCTACCGCGTCGACGAGACCAACGCACCGGGGCTGCGGGCCCTGCTGGAGGAGTGGACGCTGCGGCCCTCGGGCGGCGGGACCGTGGTGCGCTACGTCTTCGCGCTGGACGGCACGGCGCTGCTGCGCGGTGCCGTGCGGGTGCTGCGGCCGGGTCTGCGGCGCGCGTTCCACCAGGCGGTGCGGACCCTGGACCGCC